A segment of the Streptomyces sp. NBC_01235 genome:
CTTTCCTGCGGCCTGATCCGCCGGGCAGGCCCCAGCGCCCAACGTCCGACCGGCTCGTAGCGCGGCTGCTCCCCCGCGACCCCGGACCTCGGCAGGCTGCTGCGCACCAGCACCAGCTCCCCCACCGTCCAGGTACGGCCCTCGAAGGCGTCCAGCGCCTCGACGTAGGGCCGCACGTCCACCGCGTCCCGGCTGCGGGCCAGCGTGAGGTGGGCCTTGTAGCGGCGGTGCTCGCCCATCTCCACGCCCGCCCTCCGCCCCGCCGCCTCCGCCCGGTCGGCCAGCAGCCGCAGCGCCGGGACGTCTCCGGCCGCCCCCGCCCACAGCGCCCGCCCGTGCCCGAACTGCCCTCCACCGCGCAACGCCAGCGCGAACGGCGCACCGCGGTGCGCGGCCCGCTTCAGCCGCGCCGACAGCTCCGGTACGAGGTCGTCGTCGACCTCGCCGTAGAAGGCGAGGGTGAAGTGCCAGCCGGGGCGGCCTGTCCAGCGCAACCCCTCCGCGCCCGGCAGGCTGCGCAACTCCGCTACTTCAGCGGCGAGTTCACGGGCGACGTCCTCCGGGGGCAGCACGGCGGCGAAGAGTCTCATGCCCCCGATTTTCCCGGCAGGCAGGGCCGGAAGCCCGCCATGATGGACGACATGCGGATCACGATCAGAGAAGGCGGACCCGACGACATCCCCGTGATACTCGGCATGCTCGACAGCAGTGTCGAGTGGCTGGTCTCACAGGGGCGCACCAGGCAGTGGGGCACGGAGCCCCTGTCGGAACACACGAAGACGGTGGAGTCGGTCGCCCGGTACATGGACAAGGGTGACGTGTACATCGCCGAGGCCGACGGCGTGCCGGCCGCCACGCTCACCCTCACCGACGCGCCCGGCGCCTACCTCGCCCATCTCCCGCCGCCCGGCGAGCCCGAGCGGTACATCCACTGGCTCGCCTCCGACCGCCGCTTCAAGGGCCACGGCGTGGGCAGCGCCCTGCTGGCGCACGCCGCCGAGGTGACCCGGAAGGCGGGCGTCTCCCTGCTCCGGGTGGACTGCTACGCGGGCGACGACGGCAAGCTCGTCGCCTACTACGAGAGCAACGGCTTCACCCCGATGGAGACGTACACCGCGAACGGCGACTGGCCGGGGCAGGTGCTGGCCCGGAGGGTGTGACTCGCGGGCGGTGCAGTGCGCGGGCGGCTGCAGCGGCTTGCACGGGTGCGGCACGGCACGGCACGGCGTGGCGTGGCGTGGCACGGACGCGACACAGGGTGGCGCGGCACGGCGTGGCACGAGTGGGTGTCCGGATGGGCGGTCCGTCCGGGTCACCCACCGGTGTCGCGCCCGTGCCGCACACCGACACCGCGCCGATGTCGCACCGATGCCGCACCGGCACTACGACGCCGGAGCCAGCTCACGCTCCCCGGGCTCGCGCTCGCCCTCGCTCTCGCGCGGGACGAACCGCACCCGCGGGTGCCCGTGGTTCCAGCCCACCGACATGCGCAGGTTGCCGACGCGGGCCAGGACCAGGCCGATGGTGACGGCGGCGACGGCCGAGATCACGCCGCCCGCCGCGAGGCCCGCCCGGACGCCGTACGCGTCCGTGACCCAGCCGGCGATCGGCGCGCCGATCGGCGAGCCGCCCATGAACACCATCATGTAGAGGGCCATCACACGGCCGCGCATGGCCGGGTCGGTGCCCATCTGGACGGTGGTGTTGGCGGTGACGTTGACCGTCATGCCGAACATGCCGATCGGGACCATGAACAGGGCGAAGAGCCAGAGGGAGGGGGCGCCCGCCGCGACGATCTCCATCGCGCCGAAGGCCACCGCCGCGGCGATCATCACCCGCATCCGGGCCGTGCCGCGCCGGGCCGCCAGCAGGGCGCCCATCAGCGAGCCGACCGCCATCAGCGTGTTGAAGAGGCTGTAGGAGCCGGCGCCGGCGTGGAAGACGTCGTCGGCGAAGGCGGAGAGGTAGACGGGGAAGTTGAAGCCGAAGGTCCCTATGAAGCCGACGAGCACGATGGTCCAGATCAGGTCGGGGCGCCCGGCGACGTAGTGGAGCCCCTCTCGTAGCTGGCCCTTGCCGCGCGGCGCGCGCTCGACGACGTGCAGTTCGCGGGCCCGCATCAGCAGCAGGCCGGCGATGGGCGCGATGAAGGACAGGCCGTTGGCGAGGAACGCCCAGCCGGTGCCCACGCCGGTGATCATCAGACCGGCGACGGCGGGGCCGACGAGGCGGGCCGACTGGAAGTTGGCGGAGTTGAGGCTGACCGCGTTCTGCAGTTGGGCCGGGCCGACCATCTCGGAGACGAAGGACTGGCGGGCCGGATTGTCGACGACGGTCGCGAGCCCGACGGCGAAGGCGGCCACGTACACGTGCCAGACCTCGACGTGGCCGGTGAGGGTCAGAGCGGCCAGCGCGATCCCGGTGAGGGCCATCGCGGACTGCGTGAACAGCAGTGCGCGGCGCTTGGGGAGCCGGTCGACGAGGACGCCGCCGTAGAGGCCGAAGAGGAGCATCGGCAGGAACTGCAGGGCCGTAGTGACGCCGACGGCGGTCGCGGAGCCGGTGAGGCTGAGGACCAGCCAGTCCTGTGCGATGCGCTGCATCCAGGTGCCGATGTTGGAGACGACCTGGCCGAGGAAGAACAGGCGGTAGTTCCTGATCCTCAGGGAGCCGAACATCGAGGACTTGCGGGAGCCCCCGGCGCGGTCACCGGGGGCGGTGTCGTGGGTGGTCGGTGCGGGGGCGGAGTCTGCTCCGGGTCCCGAACTCAACAGGGTTCGCCTCCTCAGATACTGCTTACAGGTGTGCGAGTTTCTCCAGCACGGGGGCGGCGGCGCGCAGTTTCGCCCACTCGTCCTCGTCGAGGCCGTCGACCAGGGTGGCCAGGAAGGCGTTCCGCTTGGTGCGGCTCTCCGCGAGCATGGCCTCGGCCTGCTCGGTCTTCGTGACGACCTTCTGGCGCCGGTCCTCGGGGTGCGGCTCCAGCCGGACCAGACCCTTGGCCTCCAGCAGGGCCACGATGCGGGTCATCGAGGGCGGCTGCACATGCTCCTTGCGGGCGAGCTCGCCCGGCGTGGCACTGCCGCAGATGGAGAGGGTGCCGAGCACCGACATCTCGGTGGGGCTCAGCGACTCGTCGACCCGCTGGTGCTTGAGGCGACGGGACAGCCGCATCACGGCTGATCGCAGGGAGTTCACGGCGGCAGCGTCGTCGCCATGGCTTAGGTCAGGCATCTCTTTAGGATAACTCATTACCCTCGCTAAACAAGCTGGGCGCGCCGGAATTCCCGTGACCCTGGCCACGGAAACCTCTCCATCACTCGAACGAGTGAGTAGGCAGCGGAAAGTGACCGGATTGCGGTACGCGCCCGCGACCCTCGTCTCATGGGGACCAGTGTGCTCAGCCTGCGGATAGACGGAGAGCTGCTCGAACGGCTCCGGCAGCATGCCGCGAAAAGGGGAATGAGCGTCCAGGACTATGTCGTCCAGACGCTCATTCGTGATGACTTCGACGAGCGGTTCCAGACCGCCGTCGAAGAGACGGAGAAGTTCTACGGGCTCACCTGAACCGCGTTACGCGGTTCAGGTGAGGCCGAGGGCCGGCATCAGGTAGTAGAAGGTGAAGACGGCGGCGACCACGTACATCGGCACCGGCACGTCCCGGCCGCGCCCGGCCGCCAGGCGCAGCAGGACGAAGGCGATGAAGCCCATGCCGATGCCGTTGGTGATCGAGTAGGTGAACGGCATCATCACCATCGTGATGAAGGCGGGCATGGCGATGGTGTAGTCGGTCCAGTCGATCTCCTTGACCGAGCCCGCCAGGATCAGGAAGCCCACCGCGAGCAGCGCGGGGGTGGCGGCCTGGGACGGGACCATCGTGGCGACCGGCGTGAGGAACAGCGCGACGGTGAACAGGCCGCCGGTGACGAGGTTCGCGAAGCCGGTGCGGGCGCCCTCGCCGACGCCGGCCGTGGACTCCACGAAGGCGGTGGTGGCGGAGGAGGAGCTGGCGCCGCCCGCTGCGACCGCGAGGCCGTCGACGAAGAGGACCTTGTTGATGCCGGGCATCTCACCGTTGGCGTTGGTCAGCTTGGCCTCGTCGGAGACGCCCATGATCGTGCCCATCGCGTCGAAGAAGCACGACAGCAGGACGGTGAAGACGAAGAGGACGCCGGTCAGCACGCCGACCTCGTCGAACCCGCCGAAGAGGCTGACCTCGCCGATGAGACCGAAGTCGGGGGTGGCGACGGGGTTGCCGGGCCACTCGGGGGTGGTGAGGCCCCAGGAGGGGACGGTGGCGACGGCGTCGATGATCAGCCCGAGGACGGTCATCGCGACGATCGAGATCAGGATCGCGCCGGGCACCTTGCGGGTGATCAGGGCCAGCGTGAGCAGGGCGCCCAGGATGAAGACGAGGACCGGCCAGCCGTTCAGGTGACCGTCGGCGCCGAGCTGGAGCGGGACGGTGGTGTGGGCCGCGTCCGGGATGCGGCTGACGAAGCCGGAGTCGACGAGCCCGATCAGCATGATGAACAGGCCGATACCGATCGAGATCGCCTTGCGCAGGCCGAAGGGCACCGCGTTCATCACGCGCTCGCGCAGACCGGTGGCGACCAGGAGCATCACCACGAAGCCCGCGAGCACGACCATGCCCATGGCGTCCGGCCAGGACATCCGGGGCGCGAGCTGGAGCGCGACCACCGAGTTCACGCCGAGGCCGGCGGCCAGCGCGATGGGGACGTTGCCGATCACACCCATGAGGAGGGTGGTGAAGGCCGCCGTCACACAGGTGGCGGTGACCAGCTGACCGTTGTCGAGCTGGTGCCCGTACATGTCCTTCGCGCTGCCGAGGATGATCGGGTTCAGCACGATGATGTACGCCATGGCGAAGAAGGTGGCGAAGCCGCCCCGGATCTCGCGCGGCAGCGTGCTGCCCCGCTCGGAGATGCGGAAGTAGCGGTCGAGGGCGCCGAAGAGGGGCGTGGCTCCCGGCTGTTCAGGGGCGGGGACCTTGGCGGGGGCCGACGTTGGCATGTTTTGGCGTTTCCTACGAAGAGAAGTGGTCGGACACAAACCGTTTCAGTATGAACGTATAGTGTTCGAATCAGCCATCTCCGCGCGTAGATGTGACCTCCTCGTAAGCTGTGCCCCATGGCCGCGTTTTTCTCGGGACCCACCAAGCACGAGGCGCCGGAGCCCCTGGAGGGCCCCGTGGTCGCCACCATCACCGGCGGCACGATCCTCTGGTTCGTCCTCTTCGTCGTCCAGCTCCCCTTCTACGGCTGGTTCGACGACCACGGCCGTCTGTGGTGGCTGTGGACCTGCCTCGCCGGCGCCGGGCTCGGACTCATCGGCATCTGGTACGTCCGCAAGCGCGACGCGGCGATCAAGCGGGAGGCGGCGGCCGGGGTCACCAAGGCGGAGGCCGTCGAGTAGGCGTACAACCGGCGTACCAGCCAGGTCCTCCCCAGGTCGGATCTTCGCCCCTTCCGACGGGTGAACCCCCAAATCCGCACGTACCGTCGATTCCATGGCCCACACCGACGCCCCCGCCTCCGTGCCGACGACGGCGACCGGTCTGACCGCCGCCGAGGTCGCGGACCGCGTCGCGCGCGGTCAGGTGAACGACGTCCCCGTCCGCAGCAGCCGCACCGTCGGCGAGATCGTCCGGGCGAACGTCTTCACCCGGTTCAACGCGATCATCGGCGTCCTGTGGCTGGTCATGCTTGCCGTCGCGCCCGTCCAGGACGGCCTGTTCGGGTTCGTGATCCTCGCCAACACCGGCATCGGCATCATCCAGGAGTGGCGGGCGAAGCAGACCCTGGACTCCCTCGCGGTCGTCGGCGAGGCCCGCCCCACCGTCCGCCGCGACGGCACCGCGACCGAGGTCTCCACCTCCGAACTCGTCCTGGACGACGTCATCGAGATCGGCCCCGGTGACAAGGTCGCCGTGGACGGGGTGTGCGTCGAGGCGGACGGGCTGGAGATCGACGAGTCACTGCTCACCGGCGAGGCGGACCCCGTCGTGAAGCGGTCGGGCGCACAGGTCATGTCGGGAAGCTTCGTGGTGGCCGGCGGCGGCGCCTTCCGGGCCACGAAGGTCGGCCGCGAGGCCTACGCCGCCCAGCTCGCCGAGGAGGCCTCCCGCTTCACGCTGGTCCACTCCGAGCTGCGCTCCGGCATCTCCACGATCCTCAAGTACGTGACGTGGATGATGATCCCGGCCGCCATCGGCCTCGTCGTCACACAACTGTTCGTGAAGAACAACGACATCAAGGAGTCGATCGCCCGCACCGTCGGCGGCATCGTCCCGATGGTCCCGGAGGGGCTGGTCCTGCTCACCTCCGTCGCCTTCGCGATCGGCGTCATCCGGCTTGGCCGGAAACAGTGCCTGGTGCAGGAACTCCCGGCCATCGAGGGCCTCGCCCGCGTCGACACCGTCTGCCTGGACAAGACCGGCACCCTCACCGAGGGCGGCATGGACGTCACCGGGCTCAGGACGCTCGACGACTTCGAGGAGACGTACGTACAGCAGGTGCTCGGCGCTCTCGGGGAGTCCGACCCGCGGCCCAACGCCTCCCTCCAGGCGATCATCGACGCCTACCCGGACGCCGAGGAATGGCGCTGCACCGAGTCCCTGCCCTTCTCCTCCGCCCGCAAGTACAGCGGCGCCAGC
Coding sequences within it:
- the thpR gene encoding RNA 2',3'-cyclic phosphodiesterase — protein: MRLFAAVLPPEDVARELAAEVAELRSLPGAEGLRWTGRPGWHFTLAFYGEVDDDLVPELSARLKRAAHRGAPFALALRGGGQFGHGRALWAGAAGDVPALRLLADRAEAAGRRAGVEMGEHRRYKAHLTLARSRDAVDVRPYVEALDAFEGRTWTVGELVLVRSSLPRSGVAGEQPRYEPVGRWALGPARRIRPQESNGE
- a CDS encoding GNAT family N-acetyltransferase; this encodes MRITIREGGPDDIPVILGMLDSSVEWLVSQGRTRQWGTEPLSEHTKTVESVARYMDKGDVYIAEADGVPAATLTLTDAPGAYLAHLPPPGEPERYIHWLASDRRFKGHGVGSALLAHAAEVTRKAGVSLLRVDCYAGDDGKLVAYYESNGFTPMETYTANGDWPGQVLARRV
- a CDS encoding MFS transporter; this encodes MSSGPGADSAPAPTTHDTAPGDRAGGSRKSSMFGSLRIRNYRLFFLGQVVSNIGTWMQRIAQDWLVLSLTGSATAVGVTTALQFLPMLLFGLYGGVLVDRLPKRRALLFTQSAMALTGIALAALTLTGHVEVWHVYVAAFAVGLATVVDNPARQSFVSEMVGPAQLQNAVSLNSANFQSARLVGPAVAGLMITGVGTGWAFLANGLSFIAPIAGLLLMRARELHVVERAPRGKGQLREGLHYVAGRPDLIWTIVLVGFIGTFGFNFPVYLSAFADDVFHAGAGSYSLFNTLMAVGSLMGALLAARRGTARMRVMIAAAVAFGAMEIVAAGAPSLWLFALFMVPIGMFGMTVNVTANTTVQMGTDPAMRGRVMALYMMVFMGGSPIGAPIAGWVTDAYGVRAGLAAGGVISAVAAVTIGLVLARVGNLRMSVGWNHGHPRVRFVPRESEGEREPGERELAPAS
- a CDS encoding MarR family winged helix-turn-helix transcriptional regulator produces the protein MPDLSHGDDAAAVNSLRSAVMRLSRRLKHQRVDESLSPTEMSVLGTLSICGSATPGELARKEHVQPPSMTRIVALLEAKGLVRLEPHPEDRRQKVVTKTEQAEAMLAESRTKRNAFLATLVDGLDEDEWAKLRAAAPVLEKLAHL
- a CDS encoding ribbon-helix-helix protein, CopG family, whose product is MGTSVLSLRIDGELLERLRQHAAKRGMSVQDYVVQTLIRDDFDERFQTAVEETEKFYGLT
- a CDS encoding NCS2 family permease, whose amino-acid sequence is MPTSAPAKVPAPEQPGATPLFGALDRYFRISERGSTLPREIRGGFATFFAMAYIIVLNPIILGSAKDMYGHQLDNGQLVTATCVTAAFTTLLMGVIGNVPIALAAGLGVNSVVALQLAPRMSWPDAMGMVVLAGFVVMLLVATGLRERVMNAVPFGLRKAISIGIGLFIMLIGLVDSGFVSRIPDAAHTTVPLQLGADGHLNGWPVLVFILGALLTLALITRKVPGAILISIVAMTVLGLIIDAVATVPSWGLTTPEWPGNPVATPDFGLIGEVSLFGGFDEVGVLTGVLFVFTVLLSCFFDAMGTIMGVSDEAKLTNANGEMPGINKVLFVDGLAVAAGGASSSSATTAFVESTAGVGEGARTGFANLVTGGLFTVALFLTPVATMVPSQAATPALLAVGFLILAGSVKEIDWTDYTIAMPAFITMVMMPFTYSITNGIGMGFIAFVLLRLAAGRGRDVPVPMYVVAAVFTFYYLMPALGLT
- a CDS encoding DUF2530 domain-containing protein, with translation MAAFFSGPTKHEAPEPLEGPVVATITGGTILWFVLFVVQLPFYGWFDDHGRLWWLWTCLAGAGLGLIGIWYVRKRDAAIKREAAAGVTKAEAVE